A genomic stretch from Hemibagrus wyckioides isolate EC202008001 linkage group LG02, SWU_Hwy_1.0, whole genome shotgun sequence includes:
- the LOC131364024 gene encoding uncharacterized protein LOC131364024 encodes MRILIITGILLIYTQVAMGLLFQDPAVCRFTQRNQCYVAVGQQLHLQMPQEDVFDLKLTSLILRYRKTQSSPPTPRLPRWKFVNDNKTMILTSAERSDSGTYTLNIYDVDGKDKSSSTLQVNIEAPVSSVKVSYSCLPTGVMKVNCSADGDNLRFNWNSDFNALPQLKNGSSTVILEQDHQGKVTCHVENHVSRDHNTTELHQCPGLLFQDHVVCRFTQRNQCYVAVGQHLQLQMPWEDGFELKTNTDLILRYRKTQSPPPTLRLPRWQFVNDNKTMILTSAERNDSGTYTLNMYDVHGRSKGSYTLQVNTEGRTTQPLITSHGTLQCIS; translated from the exons ATGAGAATACTGATCATTACTGGGATCCTGCTGATTTACACCCAAGTTGCCATGG GTTTGTTATTTCAGGATCCTGCTGTCTGTAGATTTACTCAGAGGAATCAGTGTTATGTAGCTGTGGGACAACAACTGCACCTGCAAATGCCCCAGGAGGATGTGTTTGACCTAAAGCTTACTAGTTTAATTTTAAGATATAGAAAAACCCAAAGTTCCCCACCAACACCACGTCTCCCAAGATGGAAGtttgttaatgataataaaactatGATACTAACCAGTGCAGAGAGGAGCGACTCTGGAACATACACTTTAAACATCTATGATGTAGACGGGAAAGATAAAAGCAGTTCTACTCTCCAGGTGAACATTGAAG CTCCAGTGTCCTCAGTGAAAGTGTCATACAGCTGCTTGCCCACTGGAGTCATGAAAGTGAACTGCTCTGCTGATGGAGACAACCTCCGCTTCAACTGGAATTCTGATTTTAACGCACTCCCTCAACTGAAGAACGGGAGCAGCACTGTCATACTGGAACAAGACCATCAAGGAAAAGTCACCTGCCACGTAGAAAATCATGTCAGCCGTGAccacaacaccactgaactCCACCAATGTCCTG gTTTGCTGTTTCAAGATCATGTTGTCTGTAGATTTACTCAGAGGAATCAGTGTTATGTAGCTGTGGGACAACATCTGCAACTGCAAATGCCCTGGGAGGATGGGTTTGAACTAAAGACAAACACTGATTTAATTTTAAGATATAGAAAAACCCAAAGTCCCCCACCAACACTACGTCTCCCAAGATGGCAGtttgttaatgataataaaactatGATACTAACCAGTGCAGAGAGGAACGACTCTGGAACATACACTTTAAACATGTATGATGTACATGGGAGAAGTAAAGGCAGTTATACTCTCCAAGTGAACACTGAAGGTAGGACCACACAACCTCTAATCACATCACACGGCACACTACAATGTATTTCATAA